The proteins below come from a single Hippocampus zosterae strain Florida chromosome 5, ASM2543408v3, whole genome shotgun sequence genomic window:
- the atp2c1 gene encoding calcium-transporting ATPase type 2C member 1 isoform X4: MLSKHVTGSAALLDVPAGAFTVNARHAREPPSVSGEYNREGRREITEAFQSQSSRGQQTAASMRSECNRFPRAPHAQMKMGDKVFQLSHTDAECSQDDMMVPVLSSKKASELPVNEVACALQANLQYGLGEDEVSRRRIYHGWNEFDISEDEPLWRKYIAQFKDPLILLLLASAVISVLMRQFDDAISITVAIIIVVTVAFVQEYRSEKSLEELGKLVPPQCHCIRDGQLQHMLARELVPGDTVCLAVGERVPADLRLFEASDLSVDESSLTGETAPCSKSTAPQPAANNGDIASRANIAFMGTLVRCGKAKGIVIGTGENSEFGEVFKMMQAEEAPKTPLQKSMDLLGKQLSLYSFGIIGVIMLVGWLQGKRILDMFTIGVSLAVAAIPEGLPIVVTVTLALGVMRMVQKRAIVKKLPIVETLSCCNVICSDKTGTLTKNEMTVTQMFTSDGIHAEVTGVGYNGNGEVLADGEIIHGFSHPSLSKIVEVGCVCNDSVIRNGTLLGRPTEGALLALAMKMGLEGAQQEYVRLEELPFTSEKKWMAVRCVHRTQQDKTGVLFVKGAYEQVIRFCSSYNSRGSAFPLTQQQVELYQQHISYMGTAGLRVLAFASGYEMGTLTFLGLVGIIDPPRAGVKEAVGTLISSGVAIKMITGDSQETAASIASRLGLCSKGGGECLSGEEVDRLDLQQLSQIVPRISVFYRASPRHKLKIVKSLQNIGAVVAMTGDGVNDAVALKAADIGVAMGRTGTDVCKEAADMILVDDDFNTIMSAIEEGKGIYNNIKNFVRFQLST, from the exons ATGCTGTCAAAGCATGTGACTGGTTCCGCGGCATTGTTGGACGTTCCAGCCGGCGCATTCACGGTGAACGCCCGTCATGCGCGGGAACCGCCCTCGG TCTCAGGTGAATACAACCGTGAAGGTAGGCGAGAAATAACAGAAGCTTTCCAGTCACAAAGCTCTCGTGGTCAGCAAACGGCAGCGAGTATGCGGAGCGAATGCAACCGGTTTCCCCGCGCCCCTCATGCACAAATGAAAATGGGCGACAAGGTCTTCCAG CTTTCCCACACAGATGCCGAGTGCAGCCAAGATGACATGATGGTTCCCGTGCTGAGCTCCAAAAAAGCCAGCGAGCTGCCCGTCAACGAGGTGGCGTGCGCTCTGCAG GCGAACCTTCAGTACGGGTTGGGTGAGGACGAGGTGTCAAGACGCAGGATCTACCACGGCTGGAACGAATTTGACATCAGCGAGGACGAGCCACTATGGAGGAAGTACATCGCGCAG ttcAAAGACCCGCTGATCTTGCTGCTGCTGGCCTCGGCCGTCATCAGCGTCCTCATGCGGCAGTTCGACGACGCCATCAGCATCACCGTG GCTATCATCATCGTAGTCACCGTCGCCTTCGTCCAG GAGTATCGCTCGGAGAAGTCTCTGGAAGAGCTGGGAAAACTGGTCCCGCCACAGTGCCACTG CATCCGCGATGGTCAGCTGCAGCACATGCTGGCCAGGGAACTGGTTCCGGGAGACACGGTGTGCCTGGCGGTGGGAGAGCGCGTGCCGGCGGACCTGCGCCTCTTTGAG GCCAGCGACCTTTCGGTGGACGAGTCCAGTCTGACGGGGGAGACGGCGCCCTGTTCCAAGTCCACGGCGCCTCAGCCGGCCGCCAACAACGGCGACATCGCTTCCCGGGCCAACATCGCATTCATGGGCACGCTGGTGCGCTGCGGCAAAGCCAAG GGGATTGTCATCGGAACGGGAGAAAACTCCGAGTTTGGTGAGGTCTTCAAGATGATGCAGGCGGAGGAG GCTCCCAAGACGCCGCTGCAGAAGAGCATGGACCTGCTGGGCAAGCAGCTCTCGCTCTACTCTTTTGGCATCATCG GGGTGATCATGCTGGTGGGCTGGCTGCAGGGCAAGAGGATCCTGGACATGTTCACCATCGGCGTCAG TCTGGCGGTGGCGGCCATTCCCGAGGGTCTCCCCATCGTGGTGACGGTGACGCTGGCACTGGGCGTCATGCGCATGGTCCAGAAGCGAGCCATCGTCAAGAAGCTTCCCATCGTCGAGACGCTGA GCTGCTGTAACGTCATCTGCTCGGACAAGACGGGAACGCTGACCAAGAACGAGATGACCGTCACGCAGATGTTCACGTCGGACGGAATCCACGCCGAG GTGACGGGTGTGGGCTACAACGGCAACGGAGAGGTTTTAGCCGACGGAGAAATTATCCACGGCTTTTCTCACCCGTCGCTCAGCAAAATTGTGGAG GTGGGCTGCGTCTGCAACGACTCGGTCATCAGGAACGGGACTCTGCTGGGCCGGCCCACGGAGGGAGCGCTCTTGGCCCTCGCCATGAAG ATGGGCCTGGAAGGCGCCCAGCAAGAGTACGTACGTCTGGAAGAGCTTCCCTTCACCTCCGAAAAGAAGTGGATGGCGGTGCGCTGCGTTCACCGCACGCAGCAG GACAAAACGGGCGTGCTGTTTGTGAAGGGCGCCTATGAGCAAGTGATCCGCTTCTGCAGCTCCTACAACAGCCGAGGGAGCGCCTTTCCTCTCACCCAGCAGCAGGTGGAGCTCTACCAGCAGCACATCAGCTACATGGGCACCGCCGGCCTCCGAG TTCTGGCGTTCGCTTCCGGGTATGAGATGGGAACTTTGACCTTCTTGGGCCTGGTGGGCATCATCGACCCGCCTAGGGCGGGCGTCAAAGAGGCGGTGGGCACGCTCATCAGCTCGGGCGTCGCCATCAAGATGATCACCGGAGACTCTCAGGAGACCGCCGCTTCCATAG CCAGTCGCCTGGGCCTTTGTTCCAAAGGAGGAGGGGAGTGTTTATCGGGAGAGGAGGTGGACCGTCTGGATCTGCAGCAGCTCTCGCAAATTGTCCCCCGC atCTCCGTCTTCTACAGAGCCAGCCCCAGACACAAGCTCAAGATCGTCAAG TCCCTGCAGAACATCGGCGCCGTGGTGGCCATGACGGGCGACGGCGTGAACGACGCGGTGGCGCTGAAGGCGGCCGACATCGGCGTGGCCATGGGCCGCACCGGAACCGACGTCTGCAAGGAAGCTGCCGACATGATCCTGGTGGACGACGACTTCAACACCATAAT GTCGGCCATCGAGGAGGGGAAAGGAATCTACAACAACATCAAGAACTTTGTGCGCTTCCAACTCAGCACGTGA
- the atp2c1 gene encoding calcium-transporting ATPase type 2C member 1 isoform X3: MRGNRPRLSHTDAECSQDDMMVPVLSSKKASELPVNEVACALQANLQYGLGEDEVSRRRIYHGWNEFDISEDEPLWRKYIAQFKDPLILLLLASAVISVLMRQFDDAISITVAIIIVVTVAFVQEYRSEKSLEELGKLVPPQCHCIRDGQLQHMLARELVPGDTVCLAVGERVPADLRLFEASDLSVDESSLTGETAPCSKSTAPQPAANNGDIASRANIAFMGTLVRCGKAKGIVIGTGENSEFGEVFKMMQAEEAPKTPLQKSMDLLGKQLSLYSFGIIGVIMLVGWLQGKRILDMFTIGVSLAVAAIPEGLPIVVTVTLALGVMRMVQKRAIVKKLPIVETLSCCNVICSDKTGTLTKNEMTVTQMFTSDGIHAEVTGVGYNGNGEVLADGEIIHGFSHPSLSKIVEVGCVCNDSVIRNGTLLGRPTEGALLALAMKMGLEGAQQEYVRLEELPFTSEKKWMAVRCVHRTQQDKTGVLFVKGAYEQVIRFCSSYNSRGSAFPLTQQQVELYQQHISYMGTAGLRVLAFASGYEMGTLTFLGLVGIIDPPRAGVKEAVGTLISSGVAIKMITGDSQETAASIASRLGLCSKGGGECLSGEEVDRLDLQQLSQIVPRISVFYRASPRHKLKIVKSLQNIGAVVAMTGDGVNDAVALKAADIGVAMGRTGTDVCKEAADMILVDDDFNTIMSAIEEGKGIYNNIKNFVRFQLSTSIAALTLISLATLMNFPNPLNAMQILWINIIMDGPPAQSLGVEPVDRAVILKPPRNVSDSIITRGLLVKVLVSAFIIVCGTLFVFWRELQDNEITPRDTTMTFTCFVFFDMFNALSSRSQTRLVHEMGLCSNRTFCLAVLASIMGQLLVIYFPPLQRVFQTESLSLFDLLFLVALTSSVCIVSEAIKRAERWRSFPRRAPGDCFHQV, encoded by the exons ATGCGCGGGAACCGCCCTCGG CTTTCCCACACAGATGCCGAGTGCAGCCAAGATGACATGATGGTTCCCGTGCTGAGCTCCAAAAAAGCCAGCGAGCTGCCCGTCAACGAGGTGGCGTGCGCTCTGCAG GCGAACCTTCAGTACGGGTTGGGTGAGGACGAGGTGTCAAGACGCAGGATCTACCACGGCTGGAACGAATTTGACATCAGCGAGGACGAGCCACTATGGAGGAAGTACATCGCGCAG ttcAAAGACCCGCTGATCTTGCTGCTGCTGGCCTCGGCCGTCATCAGCGTCCTCATGCGGCAGTTCGACGACGCCATCAGCATCACCGTG GCTATCATCATCGTAGTCACCGTCGCCTTCGTCCAG GAGTATCGCTCGGAGAAGTCTCTGGAAGAGCTGGGAAAACTGGTCCCGCCACAGTGCCACTG CATCCGCGATGGTCAGCTGCAGCACATGCTGGCCAGGGAACTGGTTCCGGGAGACACGGTGTGCCTGGCGGTGGGAGAGCGCGTGCCGGCGGACCTGCGCCTCTTTGAG GCCAGCGACCTTTCGGTGGACGAGTCCAGTCTGACGGGGGAGACGGCGCCCTGTTCCAAGTCCACGGCGCCTCAGCCGGCCGCCAACAACGGCGACATCGCTTCCCGGGCCAACATCGCATTCATGGGCACGCTGGTGCGCTGCGGCAAAGCCAAG GGGATTGTCATCGGAACGGGAGAAAACTCCGAGTTTGGTGAGGTCTTCAAGATGATGCAGGCGGAGGAG GCTCCCAAGACGCCGCTGCAGAAGAGCATGGACCTGCTGGGCAAGCAGCTCTCGCTCTACTCTTTTGGCATCATCG GGGTGATCATGCTGGTGGGCTGGCTGCAGGGCAAGAGGATCCTGGACATGTTCACCATCGGCGTCAG TCTGGCGGTGGCGGCCATTCCCGAGGGTCTCCCCATCGTGGTGACGGTGACGCTGGCACTGGGCGTCATGCGCATGGTCCAGAAGCGAGCCATCGTCAAGAAGCTTCCCATCGTCGAGACGCTGA GCTGCTGTAACGTCATCTGCTCGGACAAGACGGGAACGCTGACCAAGAACGAGATGACCGTCACGCAGATGTTCACGTCGGACGGAATCCACGCCGAG GTGACGGGTGTGGGCTACAACGGCAACGGAGAGGTTTTAGCCGACGGAGAAATTATCCACGGCTTTTCTCACCCGTCGCTCAGCAAAATTGTGGAG GTGGGCTGCGTCTGCAACGACTCGGTCATCAGGAACGGGACTCTGCTGGGCCGGCCCACGGAGGGAGCGCTCTTGGCCCTCGCCATGAAG ATGGGCCTGGAAGGCGCCCAGCAAGAGTACGTACGTCTGGAAGAGCTTCCCTTCACCTCCGAAAAGAAGTGGATGGCGGTGCGCTGCGTTCACCGCACGCAGCAG GACAAAACGGGCGTGCTGTTTGTGAAGGGCGCCTATGAGCAAGTGATCCGCTTCTGCAGCTCCTACAACAGCCGAGGGAGCGCCTTTCCTCTCACCCAGCAGCAGGTGGAGCTCTACCAGCAGCACATCAGCTACATGGGCACCGCCGGCCTCCGAG TTCTGGCGTTCGCTTCCGGGTATGAGATGGGAACTTTGACCTTCTTGGGCCTGGTGGGCATCATCGACCCGCCTAGGGCGGGCGTCAAAGAGGCGGTGGGCACGCTCATCAGCTCGGGCGTCGCCATCAAGATGATCACCGGAGACTCTCAGGAGACCGCCGCTTCCATAG CCAGTCGCCTGGGCCTTTGTTCCAAAGGAGGAGGGGAGTGTTTATCGGGAGAGGAGGTGGACCGTCTGGATCTGCAGCAGCTCTCGCAAATTGTCCCCCGC atCTCCGTCTTCTACAGAGCCAGCCCCAGACACAAGCTCAAGATCGTCAAG TCCCTGCAGAACATCGGCGCCGTGGTGGCCATGACGGGCGACGGCGTGAACGACGCGGTGGCGCTGAAGGCGGCCGACATCGGCGTGGCCATGGGCCGCACCGGAACCGACGTCTGCAAGGAAGCTGCCGACATGATCCTGGTGGACGACGACTTCAACACCATAAT GTCGGCCATCGAGGAGGGGAAAGGAATCTACAACAACATCAAGAACTTTGTGCGCTTCCAACTCAGCAC GAGCATCGCGGCACTGACACTCATCTCCTTGGCCACGCTGATGAATTTCCCCAACCCGCTGAACGCCATGCAGATCCTGTGGATCAACATCATCATGGACGGGCCCCCCGCGCAAAG TCTGGGCGTGGAGCCGGTGGACCGGGCGGTAATCCTGAAGCCTCCTCGCAACGTCTCCGACAGCATCATCACACGCGGCCTCCTTGTTAAAGTTCTGGTGTCGGCCTTCATCATCGTCTGCGGGACGCTCTTCGTCTTCTGGAGAGAG CTGCAGGACAACGAGATCACCCCGCGAGACACCACCATGACCTTCACCTGCTTTGTCTTCTTCGACATGTTCAATGCGCTCAGCTCGCGCTCGCAG ACCCGTCTGGTTCACGAGATGGGCCTCTGCAGCAACCGCACGTTCTGCCTGGCGGTGCTGGCGTCCATCATGGGCCAACTGCTGGTCATCTACTTCCCTCCGCTGCAGCGCGTCTTCCAGACCGAGAGCCTCAGCCTGTTTG ACTTGCTGTTCCTGGTTGCGCTGACGTCGTCCGTGTGCATCGTGTCGGAGGCCATCAAGAGAGCCGAGCGGTGGCGAAGCTTTCCCAGAAGGGCGCCTGGCGACTGCTTCCATCAGGTATGA
- the atp2c1 gene encoding calcium-transporting ATPase type 2C member 1 isoform X1 gives MCVCVCFSAHASGGAVSGEYNREGRREITEAFQSQSSRGQQTAASMRSECNRFPRAPHAQMKMGDKVFQLSHTDAECSQDDMMVPVLSSKKASELPVNEVACALQANLQYGLGEDEVSRRRIYHGWNEFDISEDEPLWRKYIAQFKDPLILLLLASAVISVLMRQFDDAISITVAIIIVVTVAFVQEYRSEKSLEELGKLVPPQCHCIRDGQLQHMLARELVPGDTVCLAVGERVPADLRLFEASDLSVDESSLTGETAPCSKSTAPQPAANNGDIASRANIAFMGTLVRCGKAKGIVIGTGENSEFGEVFKMMQAEEAPKTPLQKSMDLLGKQLSLYSFGIIGVIMLVGWLQGKRILDMFTIGVSLAVAAIPEGLPIVVTVTLALGVMRMVQKRAIVKKLPIVETLSCCNVICSDKTGTLTKNEMTVTQMFTSDGIHAEVTGVGYNGNGEVLADGEIIHGFSHPSLSKIVEVGCVCNDSVIRNGTLLGRPTEGALLALAMKMGLEGAQQEYVRLEELPFTSEKKWMAVRCVHRTQQDKTGVLFVKGAYEQVIRFCSSYNSRGSAFPLTQQQVELYQQHISYMGTAGLRVLAFASGYEMGTLTFLGLVGIIDPPRAGVKEAVGTLISSGVAIKMITGDSQETAASIASRLGLCSKGGGECLSGEEVDRLDLQQLSQIVPRISVFYRASPRHKLKIVKSLQNIGAVVAMTGDGVNDAVALKAADIGVAMGRTGTDVCKEAADMILVDDDFNTIMSAIEEGKGIYNNIKNFVRFQLSTSIAALTLISLATLMNFPNPLNAMQILWINIIMDGPPAQSLGVEPVDRAVILKPPRNVSDSIITRGLLVKVLVSAFIIVCGTLFVFWRELQDNEITPRDTTMTFTCFVFFDMFNALSSRSQTRLVHEMGLCSNRTFCLAVLASIMGQLLVIYFPPLQRVFQTESLSLFDLLFLVALTSSVCIVSEAIKRAERWRSFPRRAPGDCFHQV, from the exons atgtgtgtgtgtgtgtgtttttctgcgCACGCGTCGGGTGGAGCAGTCTCAGGTGAATACAACCGTGAAGGTAGGCGAGAAATAACAGAAGCTTTCCAGTCACAAAGCTCTCGTGGTCAGCAAACGGCAGCGAGTATGCGGAGCGAATGCAACCGGTTTCCCCGCGCCCCTCATGCACAAATGAAAATGGGCGACAAGGTCTTCCAG CTTTCCCACACAGATGCCGAGTGCAGCCAAGATGACATGATGGTTCCCGTGCTGAGCTCCAAAAAAGCCAGCGAGCTGCCCGTCAACGAGGTGGCGTGCGCTCTGCAG GCGAACCTTCAGTACGGGTTGGGTGAGGACGAGGTGTCAAGACGCAGGATCTACCACGGCTGGAACGAATTTGACATCAGCGAGGACGAGCCACTATGGAGGAAGTACATCGCGCAG ttcAAAGACCCGCTGATCTTGCTGCTGCTGGCCTCGGCCGTCATCAGCGTCCTCATGCGGCAGTTCGACGACGCCATCAGCATCACCGTG GCTATCATCATCGTAGTCACCGTCGCCTTCGTCCAG GAGTATCGCTCGGAGAAGTCTCTGGAAGAGCTGGGAAAACTGGTCCCGCCACAGTGCCACTG CATCCGCGATGGTCAGCTGCAGCACATGCTGGCCAGGGAACTGGTTCCGGGAGACACGGTGTGCCTGGCGGTGGGAGAGCGCGTGCCGGCGGACCTGCGCCTCTTTGAG GCCAGCGACCTTTCGGTGGACGAGTCCAGTCTGACGGGGGAGACGGCGCCCTGTTCCAAGTCCACGGCGCCTCAGCCGGCCGCCAACAACGGCGACATCGCTTCCCGGGCCAACATCGCATTCATGGGCACGCTGGTGCGCTGCGGCAAAGCCAAG GGGATTGTCATCGGAACGGGAGAAAACTCCGAGTTTGGTGAGGTCTTCAAGATGATGCAGGCGGAGGAG GCTCCCAAGACGCCGCTGCAGAAGAGCATGGACCTGCTGGGCAAGCAGCTCTCGCTCTACTCTTTTGGCATCATCG GGGTGATCATGCTGGTGGGCTGGCTGCAGGGCAAGAGGATCCTGGACATGTTCACCATCGGCGTCAG TCTGGCGGTGGCGGCCATTCCCGAGGGTCTCCCCATCGTGGTGACGGTGACGCTGGCACTGGGCGTCATGCGCATGGTCCAGAAGCGAGCCATCGTCAAGAAGCTTCCCATCGTCGAGACGCTGA GCTGCTGTAACGTCATCTGCTCGGACAAGACGGGAACGCTGACCAAGAACGAGATGACCGTCACGCAGATGTTCACGTCGGACGGAATCCACGCCGAG GTGACGGGTGTGGGCTACAACGGCAACGGAGAGGTTTTAGCCGACGGAGAAATTATCCACGGCTTTTCTCACCCGTCGCTCAGCAAAATTGTGGAG GTGGGCTGCGTCTGCAACGACTCGGTCATCAGGAACGGGACTCTGCTGGGCCGGCCCACGGAGGGAGCGCTCTTGGCCCTCGCCATGAAG ATGGGCCTGGAAGGCGCCCAGCAAGAGTACGTACGTCTGGAAGAGCTTCCCTTCACCTCCGAAAAGAAGTGGATGGCGGTGCGCTGCGTTCACCGCACGCAGCAG GACAAAACGGGCGTGCTGTTTGTGAAGGGCGCCTATGAGCAAGTGATCCGCTTCTGCAGCTCCTACAACAGCCGAGGGAGCGCCTTTCCTCTCACCCAGCAGCAGGTGGAGCTCTACCAGCAGCACATCAGCTACATGGGCACCGCCGGCCTCCGAG TTCTGGCGTTCGCTTCCGGGTATGAGATGGGAACTTTGACCTTCTTGGGCCTGGTGGGCATCATCGACCCGCCTAGGGCGGGCGTCAAAGAGGCGGTGGGCACGCTCATCAGCTCGGGCGTCGCCATCAAGATGATCACCGGAGACTCTCAGGAGACCGCCGCTTCCATAG CCAGTCGCCTGGGCCTTTGTTCCAAAGGAGGAGGGGAGTGTTTATCGGGAGAGGAGGTGGACCGTCTGGATCTGCAGCAGCTCTCGCAAATTGTCCCCCGC atCTCCGTCTTCTACAGAGCCAGCCCCAGACACAAGCTCAAGATCGTCAAG TCCCTGCAGAACATCGGCGCCGTGGTGGCCATGACGGGCGACGGCGTGAACGACGCGGTGGCGCTGAAGGCGGCCGACATCGGCGTGGCCATGGGCCGCACCGGAACCGACGTCTGCAAGGAAGCTGCCGACATGATCCTGGTGGACGACGACTTCAACACCATAAT GTCGGCCATCGAGGAGGGGAAAGGAATCTACAACAACATCAAGAACTTTGTGCGCTTCCAACTCAGCAC GAGCATCGCGGCACTGACACTCATCTCCTTGGCCACGCTGATGAATTTCCCCAACCCGCTGAACGCCATGCAGATCCTGTGGATCAACATCATCATGGACGGGCCCCCCGCGCAAAG TCTGGGCGTGGAGCCGGTGGACCGGGCGGTAATCCTGAAGCCTCCTCGCAACGTCTCCGACAGCATCATCACACGCGGCCTCCTTGTTAAAGTTCTGGTGTCGGCCTTCATCATCGTCTGCGGGACGCTCTTCGTCTTCTGGAGAGAG CTGCAGGACAACGAGATCACCCCGCGAGACACCACCATGACCTTCACCTGCTTTGTCTTCTTCGACATGTTCAATGCGCTCAGCTCGCGCTCGCAG ACCCGTCTGGTTCACGAGATGGGCCTCTGCAGCAACCGCACGTTCTGCCTGGCGGTGCTGGCGTCCATCATGGGCCAACTGCTGGTCATCTACTTCCCTCCGCTGCAGCGCGTCTTCCAGACCGAGAGCCTCAGCCTGTTTG ACTTGCTGTTCCTGGTTGCGCTGACGTCGTCCGTGTGCATCGTGTCGGAGGCCATCAAGAGAGCCGAGCGGTGGCGAAGCTTTCCCAGAAGGGCGCCTGGCGACTGCTTCCATCAGGTATGA
- the atp2c1 gene encoding calcium-transporting ATPase type 2C member 1 isoform X2, translated as MVKKRERLLSHTDAECSQDDMMVPVLSSKKASELPVNEVACALQANLQYGLGEDEVSRRRIYHGWNEFDISEDEPLWRKYIAQFKDPLILLLLASAVISVLMRQFDDAISITVAIIIVVTVAFVQEYRSEKSLEELGKLVPPQCHCIRDGQLQHMLARELVPGDTVCLAVGERVPADLRLFEASDLSVDESSLTGETAPCSKSTAPQPAANNGDIASRANIAFMGTLVRCGKAKGIVIGTGENSEFGEVFKMMQAEEAPKTPLQKSMDLLGKQLSLYSFGIIGVIMLVGWLQGKRILDMFTIGVSLAVAAIPEGLPIVVTVTLALGVMRMVQKRAIVKKLPIVETLSCCNVICSDKTGTLTKNEMTVTQMFTSDGIHAEVTGVGYNGNGEVLADGEIIHGFSHPSLSKIVEVGCVCNDSVIRNGTLLGRPTEGALLALAMKMGLEGAQQEYVRLEELPFTSEKKWMAVRCVHRTQQDKTGVLFVKGAYEQVIRFCSSYNSRGSAFPLTQQQVELYQQHISYMGTAGLRVLAFASGYEMGTLTFLGLVGIIDPPRAGVKEAVGTLISSGVAIKMITGDSQETAASIASRLGLCSKGGGECLSGEEVDRLDLQQLSQIVPRISVFYRASPRHKLKIVKSLQNIGAVVAMTGDGVNDAVALKAADIGVAMGRTGTDVCKEAADMILVDDDFNTIMSAIEEGKGIYNNIKNFVRFQLSTSIAALTLISLATLMNFPNPLNAMQILWINIIMDGPPAQSLGVEPVDRAVILKPPRNVSDSIITRGLLVKVLVSAFIIVCGTLFVFWRELQDNEITPRDTTMTFTCFVFFDMFNALSSRSQTRLVHEMGLCSNRTFCLAVLASIMGQLLVIYFPPLQRVFQTESLSLFDLLFLVALTSSVCIVSEAIKRAERWRSFPRRAPGDCFHQV; from the exons CTTTCCCACACAGATGCCGAGTGCAGCCAAGATGACATGATGGTTCCCGTGCTGAGCTCCAAAAAAGCCAGCGAGCTGCCCGTCAACGAGGTGGCGTGCGCTCTGCAG GCGAACCTTCAGTACGGGTTGGGTGAGGACGAGGTGTCAAGACGCAGGATCTACCACGGCTGGAACGAATTTGACATCAGCGAGGACGAGCCACTATGGAGGAAGTACATCGCGCAG ttcAAAGACCCGCTGATCTTGCTGCTGCTGGCCTCGGCCGTCATCAGCGTCCTCATGCGGCAGTTCGACGACGCCATCAGCATCACCGTG GCTATCATCATCGTAGTCACCGTCGCCTTCGTCCAG GAGTATCGCTCGGAGAAGTCTCTGGAAGAGCTGGGAAAACTGGTCCCGCCACAGTGCCACTG CATCCGCGATGGTCAGCTGCAGCACATGCTGGCCAGGGAACTGGTTCCGGGAGACACGGTGTGCCTGGCGGTGGGAGAGCGCGTGCCGGCGGACCTGCGCCTCTTTGAG GCCAGCGACCTTTCGGTGGACGAGTCCAGTCTGACGGGGGAGACGGCGCCCTGTTCCAAGTCCACGGCGCCTCAGCCGGCCGCCAACAACGGCGACATCGCTTCCCGGGCCAACATCGCATTCATGGGCACGCTGGTGCGCTGCGGCAAAGCCAAG GGGATTGTCATCGGAACGGGAGAAAACTCCGAGTTTGGTGAGGTCTTCAAGATGATGCAGGCGGAGGAG GCTCCCAAGACGCCGCTGCAGAAGAGCATGGACCTGCTGGGCAAGCAGCTCTCGCTCTACTCTTTTGGCATCATCG GGGTGATCATGCTGGTGGGCTGGCTGCAGGGCAAGAGGATCCTGGACATGTTCACCATCGGCGTCAG TCTGGCGGTGGCGGCCATTCCCGAGGGTCTCCCCATCGTGGTGACGGTGACGCTGGCACTGGGCGTCATGCGCATGGTCCAGAAGCGAGCCATCGTCAAGAAGCTTCCCATCGTCGAGACGCTGA GCTGCTGTAACGTCATCTGCTCGGACAAGACGGGAACGCTGACCAAGAACGAGATGACCGTCACGCAGATGTTCACGTCGGACGGAATCCACGCCGAG GTGACGGGTGTGGGCTACAACGGCAACGGAGAGGTTTTAGCCGACGGAGAAATTATCCACGGCTTTTCTCACCCGTCGCTCAGCAAAATTGTGGAG GTGGGCTGCGTCTGCAACGACTCGGTCATCAGGAACGGGACTCTGCTGGGCCGGCCCACGGAGGGAGCGCTCTTGGCCCTCGCCATGAAG ATGGGCCTGGAAGGCGCCCAGCAAGAGTACGTACGTCTGGAAGAGCTTCCCTTCACCTCCGAAAAGAAGTGGATGGCGGTGCGCTGCGTTCACCGCACGCAGCAG GACAAAACGGGCGTGCTGTTTGTGAAGGGCGCCTATGAGCAAGTGATCCGCTTCTGCAGCTCCTACAACAGCCGAGGGAGCGCCTTTCCTCTCACCCAGCAGCAGGTGGAGCTCTACCAGCAGCACATCAGCTACATGGGCACCGCCGGCCTCCGAG TTCTGGCGTTCGCTTCCGGGTATGAGATGGGAACTTTGACCTTCTTGGGCCTGGTGGGCATCATCGACCCGCCTAGGGCGGGCGTCAAAGAGGCGGTGGGCACGCTCATCAGCTCGGGCGTCGCCATCAAGATGATCACCGGAGACTCTCAGGAGACCGCCGCTTCCATAG CCAGTCGCCTGGGCCTTTGTTCCAAAGGAGGAGGGGAGTGTTTATCGGGAGAGGAGGTGGACCGTCTGGATCTGCAGCAGCTCTCGCAAATTGTCCCCCGC atCTCCGTCTTCTACAGAGCCAGCCCCAGACACAAGCTCAAGATCGTCAAG TCCCTGCAGAACATCGGCGCCGTGGTGGCCATGACGGGCGACGGCGTGAACGACGCGGTGGCGCTGAAGGCGGCCGACATCGGCGTGGCCATGGGCCGCACCGGAACCGACGTCTGCAAGGAAGCTGCCGACATGATCCTGGTGGACGACGACTTCAACACCATAAT GTCGGCCATCGAGGAGGGGAAAGGAATCTACAACAACATCAAGAACTTTGTGCGCTTCCAACTCAGCAC GAGCATCGCGGCACTGACACTCATCTCCTTGGCCACGCTGATGAATTTCCCCAACCCGCTGAACGCCATGCAGATCCTGTGGATCAACATCATCATGGACGGGCCCCCCGCGCAAAG TCTGGGCGTGGAGCCGGTGGACCGGGCGGTAATCCTGAAGCCTCCTCGCAACGTCTCCGACAGCATCATCACACGCGGCCTCCTTGTTAAAGTTCTGGTGTCGGCCTTCATCATCGTCTGCGGGACGCTCTTCGTCTTCTGGAGAGAG CTGCAGGACAACGAGATCACCCCGCGAGACACCACCATGACCTTCACCTGCTTTGTCTTCTTCGACATGTTCAATGCGCTCAGCTCGCGCTCGCAG ACCCGTCTGGTTCACGAGATGGGCCTCTGCAGCAACCGCACGTTCTGCCTGGCGGTGCTGGCGTCCATCATGGGCCAACTGCTGGTCATCTACTTCCCTCCGCTGCAGCGCGTCTTCCAGACCGAGAGCCTCAGCCTGTTTG ACTTGCTGTTCCTGGTTGCGCTGACGTCGTCCGTGTGCATCGTGTCGGAGGCCATCAAGAGAGCCGAGCGGTGGCGAAGCTTTCCCAGAAGGGCGCCTGGCGACTGCTTCCATCAGGTATGA